A stretch of Candidatus Nanogingivalaceae bacterium DNA encodes these proteins:
- the trpS gene encoding tryptophan--tRNA ligase → MSKKIILTGDRPTGKLHIGHYVGSLKNRVDLQNSGEYEMFVMIADAQALTDNAKNPEKVRENVLEVALDYLAAGIDPSKTTIFIQSQVPQLPELAMFYANLVSISRLERNPTVKTEIKQKNFGEGVPSGFVFYPISQAADITAFKATHVPAGEDQSPMIELTREIARSFNQAYNSEVLVEPEIILSKEGLERRLPGVNGMNAKMSKSLNNGIYLADSFEEMRAKVMKMYTDPDHIRVEDPGKVEGNVVFAYLDVFAEDKNKVEEMKKQYQKGGLGDVAVKKYLIEEMDKILKPIRERREELAKDPGAIYKMLEEGSVKARKAAAETLQEVKRAMKIDYFGDKNGEI, encoded by the coding sequence ATGAGTAAAAAAATTATTTTAACAGGTGATCGTCCGACTGGAAAATTACATATTGGTCATTATGTGGGGTCATTGAAAAACCGAGTAGATCTACAAAATTCAGGCGAATATGAGATGTTTGTAATGATTGCAGACGCCCAAGCTTTAACAGATAATGCAAAAAATCCTGAAAAAGTTCGTGAAAATGTTCTTGAGGTTGCATTGGATTATTTAGCTGCTGGAATTGACCCTTCGAAAACGACAATTTTTATTCAAAGTCAGGTTCCACAACTTCCTGAATTGGCAATGTTTTATGCGAATTTAGTTTCTATCTCGCGTCTTGAACGCAATCCAACAGTTAAAACCGAGATTAAACAGAAAAACTTTGGCGAAGGTGTGCCAAGCGGTTTTGTGTTTTATCCGATTTCGCAGGCCGCAGACATTACGGCTTTTAAAGCAACTCATGTTCCTGCCGGTGAAGACCAATCGCCGATGATTGAATTAACTCGTGAAATCGCGCGTTCTTTTAATCAAGCTTATAATTCAGAAGTTCTCGTTGAGCCGGAAATTATTCTTTCGAAAGAAGGGCTTGAGCGCCGTTTGCCGGGTGTTAATGGTATGAATGCTAAGATGAGTAAAAGTTTAAATAATGGAATTTATCTTGCAGATTCTTTTGAAGAAATGCGTGCAAAAGTAATGAAAATGTATACGGATCCAGATCATATTAGGGTTGAAGATCCGGGTAAGGTTGAAGGAAATGTTGTTTTTGCATATCTAGATGTTTTTGCTGAAGATAAAAATAAGGTTGAAGAAATGAAAAAGCAATATCAAAAAGGTGGACTAGGTGATGTTGCGGTTAAAAAATACCTTATCGAAGAAATGGATAAGATTTTAAAACCTATTCGAGAAAGGCGTGAAGAGCTTGCGAAAGATCCCGGAGCTATTTATAAAATGCTCGAAGAAGGAAGTGTGAAGGCACGAAAAGCTGCAGCGGAAACTTTGCAAGAAGTTAAACGTGCAATGAAAATTGACTATTTTGGAGATAAAAATGGCGAAATTTAA
- a CDS encoding HAMP domain-containing histidine kinase, with protein sequence MKNKNSNFLRFGGDIFRSAHFSLSMLYFLILLAIVGIFNIVIFYSINTNNMEISTPSVEMGAFKEEDKDSYGSDEFRTRIITARNKRASEQITEAILILDFSILLAGGVGSFWLAHRALEPLEQAHKLQSEFVSNASHEIRTPLAALQLETEMILKDKNASKEELCEVLESNLEEAKSLTAMVNMLLKLSKIDEEIPLSATNLNEVVKARIAKFPDADKRIKFEGGKDFIIQNNETVIDEMATILIDNALKYNVSKDPVEVKIFRQNRQAILEISNFSNEISQDELNRFFDRFYRCDKVRSCNNRTEGYGLGLAIAKKLADKTHSNISVKNERIPKTKKFKTTFAVAMRFSK encoded by the coding sequence ATGAAGAATAAAAACAGTAATTTTTTACGATTTGGCGGTGATATTTTTCGAAGTGCGCATTTTAGTCTTTCGATGCTATATTTTTTGATTTTATTAGCGATTGTTGGTATTTTTAATATAGTTATTTTTTATTCGATAAATACGAACAATATGGAAATCTCTACACCATCGGTAGAGATGGGAGCTTTTAAAGAGGAAGATAAAGACTCATACGGTAGCGATGAGTTTAGAACGAGAATAATTACCGCACGAAACAAGCGGGCTAGCGAACAAATAACGGAAGCTATTCTAATTCTAGATTTTTCAATTTTGCTCGCCGGTGGAGTTGGCAGTTTTTGGCTTGCGCATCGCGCTCTAGAGCCACTCGAACAAGCCCACAAGTTACAGTCTGAGTTTGTTTCAAATGCGAGTCATGAAATCAGAACGCCACTTGCCGCATTACAACTCGAAACAGAAATGATTTTAAAAGATAAAAACGCGTCTAAAGAGGAACTTTGTGAAGTTTTAGAGAGCAACTTAGAAGAAGCTAAAAGCTTGACCGCAATGGTGAATATGTTGTTGAAGCTTTCGAAAATTGATGAAGAAATTCCACTTTCAGCAACAAATTTAAATGAAGTTGTAAAGGCAAGAATCGCAAAATTTCCAGATGCGGATAAAAGAATTAAATTTGAAGGTGGAAAAGATTTTATTATACAAAACAACGAAACCGTAATAGATGAGATGGCGACAATTTTAATTGATAATGCTTTAAAATATAATGTTTCGAAAGACCCTGTTGAAGTTAAGATTTTTCGGCAAAATCGACAAGCTATTTTGGAGATTTCGAATTTTTCGAATGAGATTTCACAAGATGAATTAAATCGGTTTTTTGATCGATTTTATCGATGTGATAAAGTGCGTAGCTGTAATAATCGAACCGAAGGTTATGGCTTAGGGCTGGCAATTGCAAAGAAGCTAGCCGATAAAACACACAGTAATATTAGTGTGAAAAATGAGCGAATTCCTAAGACTAAAAAATTTAAAACAACTTTTGCAGTTGCTATGCGATTTTCGAAATAA
- a CDS encoding response regulator transcription factor translates to MRILIVEDERKIARALGRALKNEKYAVDISYDGTDAYAMAGMIDYDLLILDRMIPGDYDGLSLTKKLREEGKNVPILLLTALGATQDKTEGLDGGADDYLTKPFALDELLARVRALLRRPQTSVETVLRVADLSLDLNTHEVLRNNQKIELTNKEFSLLGYLVRNAGRPVSKEQIIAHVWDYDADILPNNIEVYISYLREKVDKPFKDKLIKTVRGLGYKIDEE, encoded by the coding sequence ATGAGAATTTTGATTGTTGAAGATGAACGAAAAATTGCTCGAGCACTCGGGCGAGCTTTAAAAAATGAAAAATATGCCGTGGATATTTCATACGATGGTACAGATGCTTATGCGATGGCTGGAATGATCGACTATGATTTATTAATTCTTGATCGAATGATTCCCGGTGATTACGATGGTTTGAGCCTAACTAAAAAACTTCGAGAAGAAGGAAAAAATGTGCCAATTTTGCTTTTAACCGCACTTGGAGCAACTCAAGATAAAACAGAAGGTTTAGATGGTGGCGCGGATGATTATTTAACAAAACCATTTGCGCTCGATGAGCTTCTTGCACGCGTGCGTGCGCTTTTACGTCGGCCTCAAACGTCAGTGGAAACGGTTTTAAGAGTGGCTGATTTATCGCTAGATTTAAATACACATGAAGTTCTTCGAAATAATCAAAAAATCGAACTCACAAATAAAGAATTTTCGCTTTTAGGATATCTTGTTCGAAACGCTGGTCGACCAGTTTCGAAAGAGCAAATTATCGCCCACGTTTGGGACTATGATGCTGATATTTTGCCAAATAATATTGAAGTTTATATTAGCTATTTGCGCGAAAAGGTTGATAAGCCGTTTAAGGATAAATTAATTAAAACAGTTCGTGGCTTAGGGTATAAAATCGATGAAGAATAA
- the rpsS gene encoding 30S ribosomal protein S19 — protein MSRSLKKGPFIDFKLAKKVAALGADDRTVIKTWARSSTITPEMVGRTIAVHNGRLHIPVYISENMVGHKLGEFAPTRKFRKHGGKDKK, from the coding sequence ATGAGTCGTTCATTGAAAAAAGGTCCGTTTATCGACTTCAAGCTTGCTAAAAAAGTAGCGGCTCTTGGAGCTGATGACCGAACAGTGATTAAAACTTGGGCTCGCTCAAGCACAATTACACCAGAAATGGTTGGTCGAACTATCGCTGTTCACAATGGTCGATTGCATATTCCTGTTTATATTTCAGAGAATATGGTTGGACATAAACTTGGTGAATTTGCGCCAACACGTAAATTCCGAAAACACGGTGGAAAGGATAAGAAATAA
- the rpsN gene encoding 30S ribosomal protein S14 — protein sequence MAKKSMIAKDLKRKKMIEKYAAKRAELKAAGDQEGLQKLPRNSSPTRLKNRDNFDGRPRGYMRRFGMSRITFRIKASKGEIPGVTKSSW from the coding sequence ATGGCTAAAAAATCAATGATTGCAAAAGACTTGAAGCGCAAAAAAATGATTGAAAAATATGCTGCAAAACGCGCCGAATTGAAAGCTGCTGGTGACCAAGAAGGTCTTCAAAAGCTTCCACGCAACTCAAGTCCTACACGACTTAAGAACCGCGACAATTTTGATGGTCGACCACGCGGTTATATGCGACGATTTGGTATGAGCCGAATCACTTTCCGCATTAAAGCTTCAAAGGGTGAAATCCCAGGCGTAACGAAAAGTAGTTGGTAG
- the rplN gene encoding 50S ribosomal protein L14, giving the protein MIQQESRLKVTDNSGAKEILCIRVLGGSKRRYARVGDIIVATVKDANPTGNVKKKSVVKAVVVRTRDQIRRKDGSTICFDDNAAVIIADDKTPKATRVFGPVPRELRDLGYNKIISLAPEVL; this is encoded by the coding sequence ATGATTCAACAAGAAAGCCGACTTAAAGTAACAGATAACAGTGGTGCAAAAGAAATCCTTTGTATTCGTGTTCTTGGTGGTTCAAAACGCCGCTACGCACGAGTTGGCGATATTATCGTTGCTACTGTTAAAGACGCTAACCCAACTGGTAACGTTAAGAAAAAATCAGTTGTGAAGGCTGTTGTTGTGCGAACTCGCGACCAGATTCGTCGAAAAGATGGTTCAACTATTTGTTTTGACGATAATGCTGCAGTTATTATCGCTGACGACAAAACTCCAAAAGCAACTCGTGTATTTGGTCCAGTGCCACGCGAGCTTCGCGATTTGGGATATAACAAAATTATCAGCTTAGCTCCGGAGGTGCTCTAA
- the rplW gene encoding 50S ribosomal protein L23, producing MAIKPITPRATEKAYALSTTKNVYVFNVPLTLNKNQIKEAIEKEFEVTVTGVRTVVQAGKVKRINKSRNPKRYVAGSTTQKDIKKAYVTVKEGDKIAIFESAEAETAEEKK from the coding sequence ATGGCGATCAAACCTATTACTCCACGAGCAACCGAGAAAGCTTATGCTCTTTCTACAACAAAAAATGTTTACGTATTTAATGTACCGCTAACTTTGAATAAAAATCAAATCAAAGAAGCGATTGAAAAAGAGTTTGAAGTAACTGTAACTGGCGTTCGAACTGTTGTTCAAGCTGGTAAAGTTAAACGAATCAACAAATCTCGAAATCCAAAACGATACGTTGCTGGTTCAACAACTCAAAAAGATATCAAGAAAGCTTACGTGACTGTAAAAGAAGGTGATAAAATTGCAATCTTTGAAAGCGCTGAAGCTGAAACTGCTGAGGAGAAGAAGTAA
- the rpsH gene encoding 30S ribosomal protein S8 produces MSLQSTDPIADLLTRIRNAAMVGKNEIRVPSSKLKEVVAKELAKANYIESVKVESAKPRDILVVKIAKDGEAARFNELTRMSKPGRRMYVGVEEIPRIKSGRGMVLLSTSKGVMNGFEAKKQRLGGELLLKVW; encoded by the coding sequence ATGTCATTACAATCAACTGACCCTATTGCCGACCTTCTAACTCGCATTCGAAATGCAGCAATGGTTGGCAAAAATGAAATTCGCGTTCCTTCAAGTAAATTGAAAGAAGTAGTAGCGAAAGAGCTTGCTAAAGCTAATTATATTGAATCTGTTAAAGTTGAGTCAGCAAAACCTCGCGATATCTTGGTAGTAAAAATTGCTAAAGATGGCGAAGCTGCTCGCTTTAATGAACTTACTCGAATGAGTAAACCAGGACGCCGAATGTACGTAGGTGTAGAAGAAATCCCACGAATTAAAAGTGGTCGTGGAATGGTTCTACTTTCAACTTCAAAAGGTGTAATGAATGGTTTTGAGGCTAAAAAACAACGACTTGGTGGCGAATTGCTACTTAAAGTTTGGTAG
- the rplD gene encoding 50S ribosomal protein L4 has translation MAEKTTLPKSVFAVEVRNHELLKLAYDAYLANNRLASATTKQRGEVRGGGKKPWRQKGTGRARFGSIRNPIWRGGGIVFGPRGNENYTKKISKTSKRVALRQALTVKADKVLVADIKTTGKTAEVAKFLKENNLNRRVLIVAEKTDELIRATNNISEALLVSPMYLNVFDILNADHIVIAPKAIETIENWLGGEK, from the coding sequence ATGGCTGAAAAAACAACTCTTCCAAAAAGCGTTTTTGCAGTTGAAGTTCGAAATCACGAACTCTTGAAGCTTGCCTATGACGCTTATCTTGCTAATAACCGCTTAGCAAGCGCTACAACAAAACAACGCGGTGAAGTTCGCGGTGGTGGTAAAAAACCATGGCGACAAAAAGGAACTGGTCGCGCACGATTTGGATCAATTCGAAACCCAATCTGGCGAGGCGGTGGTATTGTTTTTGGACCACGTGGTAATGAAAACTATACTAAGAAAATTTCAAAAACTTCAAAACGAGTTGCTCTTCGACAAGCTTTGACAGTTAAAGCTGATAAAGTTCTTGTTGCAGATATCAAAACAACTGGTAAAACTGCTGAAGTTGCAAAATTCTTGAAAGAGAATAATTTGAATCGACGAGTTCTTATCGTTGCTGAAAAAACAGACGAATTAATTCGTGCAACAAATAATATTAGTGAAGCTTTGCTTGTTTCACCAATGTATCTAAATGTGTTCGACATTTTGAACGCTGATCACATTGTTATTGCACCAAAAGCAATTGAAACAATCGAAAACTGGTTAGGAGGAGAAAAATAA
- the rplB gene encoding 50S ribosomal protein L2, producing the protein MAIKKYNPTTPARRGMTTEDYSEITTRKPLKSLLKAKKQNAGRNNSGRITVRHRGGGVKRHYRILTHKLPTGLTLTVREIEYDPNRSARIARVQDQNGKFYYVLADTSMFQGKVFQTGKKDIEIEASNRMPLSEIPVGSLIYAIEITPGKGAQMVRSAGAKAQLMAKEGDYAQVKLPSGEVRKFRLEAEATLGTVGNIQHQNIKLGSAGRKRRKGIRPTVRGVVMNAVDHPHGGGDGGRHGIGRSTPRTPWGQPTLGYKTRRRKSTNKFIVKSRHEAKRRK; encoded by the coding sequence ATGGCTATTAAGAAATATAATCCTACGACTCCTGCTCGACGCGGTATGACGACTGAAGACTATAGCGAAATCACAACTCGAAAACCGCTAAAAAGTCTTTTGAAAGCGAAAAAGCAAAATGCTGGACGCAACAACTCTGGTCGAATTACAGTTCGACACCGAGGTGGTGGTGTTAAGCGACATTACCGAATCTTAACTCACAAATTGCCAACAGGTTTGACTTTAACAGTTCGAGAAATCGAATATGATCCAAACCGAAGCGCGCGAATTGCTCGAGTTCAAGATCAAAATGGTAAATTCTACTATGTATTGGCTGATACATCAATGTTCCAAGGAAAAGTTTTCCAAACTGGTAAAAAAGACATTGAAATTGAAGCCTCAAACCGAATGCCACTTTCAGAAATTCCTGTTGGTTCATTGATTTATGCAATTGAAATCACACCAGGAAAAGGTGCACAAATGGTTCGTTCAGCTGGTGCAAAAGCTCAGTTAATGGCTAAAGAAGGTGATTACGCACAGGTTAAGTTACCTTCAGGCGAAGTTCGAAAATTCCGATTGGAAGCAGAGGCAACTCTTGGAACAGTTGGAAATATTCAACACCAAAATATTAAACTTGGTTCTGCTGGTCGCAAACGCCGCAAGGGTATTCGTCCAACAGTTCGTGGTGTTGTTATGAATGCCGTAGATCACCCACACGGTGGTGGTGATGGTGGACGACACGGAATTGGTCGTTCAACTCCACGCACACCTTGGGGTCAACCAACTCTCGGTTACAAAACTCGCCGACGTAAGAGTACTAATAAATTTATCGTGAAGAGTCGTCACGAAGCTAAGAGGAGAAAATAA
- the rpsC gene encoding 30S ribosomal protein S3 → MGQKVNPISFRLQAHKNWDSRWFAQKKDFAKFLIEDDKIRKTIEKRFESRPTIDRIEIERTENLITVSIHTAKAGVVIGRGGAGVQELKAQLEKMVSLPVRINIEEVRRPELSAKLVAENIARQLERRINFRRAVKMALQNTMQAGAKGVRIEVAGRLNGAEMSRREKFSEGSVPLHTIRADINYHGARSKTPAGIIGVKVWINKGERNIK, encoded by the coding sequence ATGGGTCAAAAAGTTAATCCAATTAGCTTCCGTTTGCAAGCTCATAAAAACTGGGATTCACGATGGTTTGCTCAGAAAAAAGATTTTGCAAAATTCTTGATTGAAGATGACAAAATCCGAAAAACTATCGAAAAACGATTTGAAAGCCGACCAACTATCGACCGAATCGAAATCGAACGAACAGAAAACCTTATCACCGTTTCAATTCATACTGCAAAAGCAGGTGTTGTGATTGGACGTGGTGGTGCTGGCGTTCAAGAACTAAAAGCTCAACTTGAAAAAATGGTTAGCTTGCCGGTTCGAATTAATATTGAAGAGGTTCGACGACCAGAACTTTCAGCTAAATTAGTTGCTGAAAATATTGCTCGTCAACTTGAACGTCGAATTAACTTCCGTCGAGCCGTAAAAATGGCTTTACAAAATACAATGCAAGCTGGTGCGAAAGGTGTTCGTATTGAGGTTGCTGGACGTTTGAATGGTGCTGAAATGAGCCGTCGCGAGAAATTCTCAGAAGGTTCTGTGCCTCTACATACAATCCGTGCAGACATCAATTATCACGGCGCACGATCAAAAACCCCAGCTGGTATTATCGGTGTAAAAGTTTGGATTAATAAAGGTGAAAGGAATATTAAGTAA
- the rplP gene encoding 50S ribosomal protein L16 codes for MLLPKKTAHRKVRKGKNPGRATRGNTVAFGDYGLMSLENERINSRQIESARTAMTRYIKRGGQVWIRIFPHTPVTRKPQDVKMGSGKGNPEFFVAKVKAGTVMFEMNGVSEEVAREAMRLAGHKLPVKVKFVKKGEI; via the coding sequence ATTTTGTTACCAAAGAAAACCGCTCACCGAAAAGTTCGAAAAGGTAAAAACCCAGGCCGAGCAACTCGTGGAAACACTGTTGCTTTCGGTGACTACGGTCTAATGAGCCTTGAAAATGAGCGAATCAATTCACGACAAATTGAATCAGCTCGAACAGCTATGACTCGTTACATTAAACGTGGCGGTCAAGTTTGGATTCGAATTTTCCCACATACACCAGTTACTCGAAAACCACAAGACGTGAAAATGGGTAGCGGTAAGGGAAATCCAGAATTCTTTGTGGCAAAAGTTAAAGCTGGAACTGTCATGTTTGAAATGAATGGTGTTTCAGAAGAAGTTGCTCGCGAAGCTATGCGACTTGCTGGCCACAAACTTCCAGTAAAAGTTAAATTCGTAAAGAAAGGTGAAATCTAA
- a CDS encoding alpha/beta hydrolase: MFDSFLHKNMRVPYRLHATKMRSSDNPEAVVVFIHGIASNAAMWKKAESEIEGEFDIYAVDLIGHGKSPKPKWLGAQSLAVQARAVRRMVFVMKKYKKPLFLVGHSMGSLVAAEFSKMYPNLVDKIFLLSPPIYSPEEARESVQEFILKKSYQKIVSDPKESIKFVNTAIGMGVADVEKFDSQEQFRPVRRSLKEAIIQQDTFTVLSKTETPTKIIYGAFDPVVIGRNIRKLGRINDKIKVSRVLSAHDPTKSMISQISKDINKSLKEQK; encoded by the coding sequence ATGTTTGATTCGTTTTTGCATAAAAATATGAGAGTGCCTTATCGACTTCACGCTACAAAAATGCGTAGTTCGGATAACCCTGAAGCTGTGGTGGTTTTTATTCATGGAATTGCAAGCAATGCTGCAATGTGGAAGAAAGCTGAAAGTGAAATTGAAGGTGAATTTGACATTTACGCCGTTGATTTGATCGGTCATGGAAAATCACCAAAACCAAAATGGTTGGGCGCACAAAGTCTTGCCGTGCAAGCCCGGGCAGTTCGTAGGATGGTTTTTGTAATGAAAAAATATAAAAAACCTCTATTTTTAGTAGGCCATTCAATGGGGTCTTTAGTTGCTGCTGAATTTTCAAAAATGTACCCAAATCTCGTAGATAAGATATTTCTACTTTCGCCGCCAATATATTCACCAGAAGAAGCTCGTGAATCGGTTCAAGAATTTATCCTTAAAAAGAGTTATCAAAAAATTGTTTCAGATCCAAAGGAATCTATTAAATTTGTAAATACCGCAATTGGAATGGGTGTAGCAGATGTTGAAAAATTTGATTCGCAAGAACAGTTTCGTCCAGTTCGAAGGTCTTTAAAAGAAGCTATTATCCAACAAGATACTTTCACTGTTCTTTCAAAAACTGAAACACCAACGAAAATTATTTATGGAGCTTTCGATCCTGTTGTGATTGGTAGAAATATTCGAAAGTTAGGTAGGATAAACGATAAAATTAAAGTTTCGCGAGTTTTAAGCGCACACGATCCAACAAAATCAATGATTTCACAAATTTCGAAAGATATTAATAAGTCTTTAAAGGAGCAAAAATGA
- the rplX gene encoding 50S ribosomal protein L24, translating into MALNGIVKGDNVVIISGKDKGLTGEVVKVLPKKNAVLVEGVGKKHRHIKPNQFNPRGGVKDIHVPTPVHKVKKVEAKSAKSSKKGDK; encoded by the coding sequence ATGGCGTTAAATGGAATTGTAAAAGGTGATAATGTTGTAATTATCAGTGGAAAAGATAAAGGTTTGACAGGTGAAGTTGTTAAAGTTCTACCAAAGAAAAACGCCGTTCTAGTTGAAGGTGTTGGTAAAAAACACCGTCACATTAAACCAAACCAATTTAATCCACGTGGTGGAGTAAAAGACATTCATGTTCCAACTCCAGTTCACAAAGTTAAAAAAGTAGAAGCTAAAAGCGCTAAATCAAGCAAAAAAGGAGATAAATAA
- the rplV gene encoding 50S ribosomal protein L22, whose protein sequence is MANVTTRAYIKGIGQAPRKVSIVASLVRGRTVADALVILDHTPRRSALAVKKAIQSAAANAKNNDNADPKTLVITTLSVTAGSRLKRFKPHMRGMALPFQKKTSNILVEVSGVVKEKKAPAKKAEVKKTTAKAEKESK, encoded by the coding sequence ATGGCTAATGTAACAACTCGTGCCTACATCAAAGGTATTGGTCAGGCTCCACGAAAAGTTTCAATCGTGGCAAGTCTTGTTCGGGGTCGAACTGTTGCTGATGCTCTAGTTATCCTTGATCACACACCACGCCGAAGCGCTTTAGCTGTTAAAAAAGCTATTCAATCGGCTGCAGCTAACGCTAAAAACAACGATAATGCTGATCCAAAAACTCTTGTAATCACAACTTTGTCGGTTACAGCTGGTTCACGACTAAAGCGATTTAAACCTCATATGCGAGGAATGGCGCTTCCTTTCCAAAAGAAAACTTCAAACATTTTAGTAGAAGTTTCTGGCGTTGTTAAAGAGAAAAAAGCTCCAGCTAAAAAAGCTGAAGTTAAGAAAACTACTGCAAAAGCAGAGAAAGAGAGCAAATAA
- the rplE gene encoding 50S ribosomal protein L5: MAKTTVYVPRLKTLYKDTIVKELESELELTNIHQVPKLEKIVVSVGTGKKKEDKRFQEAVKNTVTKITGQTPVARLPKKSIATFKIRGGMGAPIGYSVTLRGDRMYEFLDRLVNVALPRVRDFHGVGAKGFDKGGNYNLGILEQSIFPELTFEETQILHGLQVTFVIKNEGEAHSRALLEKFGIPFEKKGKA; encoded by the coding sequence ATGGCTAAAACTACTGTTTATGTTCCTCGCTTGAAAACTCTTTACAAAGACACTATTGTTAAAGAACTCGAAAGCGAACTAGAGCTAACAAATATCCACCAAGTTCCAAAGCTTGAAAAAATCGTTGTTAGCGTAGGAACAGGAAAAAAGAAAGAAGACAAACGTTTTCAAGAAGCTGTAAAAAATACAGTTACAAAAATTACTGGTCAAACACCAGTAGCACGTTTGCCTAAAAAATCAATTGCTACTTTCAAAATTCGTGGTGGAATGGGTGCTCCAATTGGTTATAGTGTAACTTTGCGCGGTGATCGAATGTATGAATTCCTTGACCGTCTTGTAAATGTTGCATTACCTCGTGTTCGAGACTTCCATGGAGTTGGTGCAAAAGGTTTCGACAAAGGTGGAAACTATAACTTGGGAATTTTAGAACAATCAATTTTCCCAGAATTGACTTTCGAAGAAACACAAATTCTTCACGGACTTCAAGTTACTTTCGTAATTAAAAACGAAGGTGAAGCTCACAGTCGAGCACTACTTGAAAAATTCGGTATTCCATTTGAAAAGAAAGGAAAAGCGTAA
- the rplC gene encoding 50S ribosomal protein L3 produces the protein MKTLLGTKIGMTQIIGEDGVVTPITLVQAGPVTVTQVKTVETDGYNAVQVAFGEGKNLSKAVAGHVKPAEVTPKHLREFRVDEIPADVKVGAKINVEAFELGDIVNVTGTSKGKGFAGTVKRHNFNTSKSSHGGNGNVRRVGSIGSMYPQKVFKGKRMPGRMGHDKVTVKNLTVAYIDVENNLIGLKGAVPGPKKGLVSIGGKA, from the coding sequence ATGAAAACACTTCTCGGTACCAAAATTGGTATGACCCAAATCATCGGTGAAGACGGCGTTGTTACACCAATTACGCTCGTTCAAGCTGGCCCTGTAACTGTGACTCAGGTTAAAACCGTTGAAACAGACGGCTACAACGCAGTTCAAGTGGCATTTGGTGAGGGTAAGAACCTGAGCAAGGCCGTGGCTGGACATGTAAAACCAGCAGAGGTAACTCCGAAGCATCTTCGTGAGTTCCGCGTTGACGAAATCCCTGCGGATGTAAAAGTTGGCGCTAAAATTAATGTTGAAGCTTTCGAGCTTGGAGACATTGTTAATGTAACTGGAACAAGCAAAGGTAAAGGTTTTGCTGGAACGGTTAAGCGACACAACTTTAACACAAGCAAGAGCTCACACGGTGGAAACGGAAACGTGCGTCGTGTTGGTTCAATCGGATCAATGTATCCACAAAAAGTCTTTAAAGGTAAAAGAATGCCTGGACGAATGGGACACGATAAAGTTACTGTTAAAAATCTAACAGTTGCCTATATCGATGTAGAGAATAATTTAATTGGGCTAAAAGGTGCTGTTCCAGGACCAAAGAAAGGTCTTGTTAGCATTGGAGGTAAAGCATAA
- the rpsQ gene encoding 30S ribosomal protein S17, giving the protein MATTLTGVVSSAKADKTITVTVHSRETHPIYGKQYTVTRKYTAHDENNEAGEGDKVVIKEVRPISKTKSFALVEIVEKARGSVELKEEA; this is encoded by the coding sequence ATGGCGACTACATTGACAGGTGTTGTTTCGAGCGCTAAGGCCGACAAAACTATCACCGTAACAGTTCATAGCCGTGAAACACACCCAATTTACGGCAAACAATATACTGTAACTCGAAAATACACTGCTCATGATGAAAACAATGAAGCTGGTGAAGGCGACAAAGTTGTTATCAAAGAAGTTCGACCAATTTCGAAAACTAAAAGTTTTGCTTTAGTTGAAATTGTTGAAAAAGCCCGAGGTTCAGTAGAATTGAAAGAGGAGGCATAA